CCCGGTGGAAGGCGTCGTTGCGCGGGTAGCCGTATTCGAGGGTGGTGTAGGAGGAGGGGACGGCCTTCTCCCACACCAGGGTGGAGTGCCGGTTCGCCGAGAGCAGGTAGTCCCACTGGTCGGCGCCGCGCAGCAGGCCCGCGAAGTCCGTCGTAGGGGTGGCCGCCGGGCGGTCCTGGAGGTCGAGGCCGACCCGCTTGAGCGGGGTGCCGTGCTGGGTCTGGAGCAGGATCTGGCCCGGGCGCTTGACCAGGGCGCGCTCGAAGTTGACGTTCGTGGTGAGGTACGTGGCCCGCGCCAGGGCCGTCCAGTACGCCGCCGAGCCCGGCCGCAGGGCCACCGTCTCCCGGGGCAGCGTCGCCTCGTGCTCCGCGTCGCAGATCCACGCCGTCCGCATCCCCGGCGCCAGCTCCCGCAGCTTCGCCTCGATCGCCGCCGGGTTGCAGGCGTAGCCGCCGTGCCAGTACGCGGAGAACACCGCCAGCTCCGGGCGCAGCGGGAGCAGCCGCTGGGCGCGGTAGTGCAGGCGCAGGGCGGTCTCGCGCAGGCCCCGGCCCAGGGTGGCGGCGGCGCGGCCCGTCGCCAGGGCGGCCGCGCGCACGAGCGAGAGCAGCCGGTAGGTGCGGCGGGTGCCCAGCCGCATGAGGGCGTGGCGCAGTCGGTCGGTACGGGAGAGCGAGAGGGGCGGCGCGCCGGCCCGGCCCGTGGCCCGGTAGCGGCGCAGCAGTACCGAGGCCCGCTTGAAGAACTCGGCCCGGACGGCGCGCGGGAGGCGGCGCGGGTCGGCGTACAGGGCGCAGAAGTGCTCGGCCATCCGCCGGTGCACGGCGGGCCGCCAGCGCTCCAGTTCGGGACGGCCGGCGAGGTAGCCGAAGACCCGGTCGTACTGGTCGAAGATGTCGAGGTGGCGGCGGCTGGTCGTGGTCAGGATCGAGCCGGTGCGCCGCTGTCGGTAGTGCACGCAGACCCGGTCCAGGACGGCGACGGACTCGGCGGCCAGCAGCGCCGGGTAGGTCCAGGGGGTGTCCTCGTAGAGGCCGGGCGGGAAGCGCAGGCCCTCGCGTTCCACGTACTCGCGGCGGTAGGTCTTGTTCCACACCACCATCAGCATGCCGAGGAGTGCCGGGCGGTCGGCGAGGCGGAAGCTGGCCGGGCCCTCCTCGGAGAGGCGGTGCGAGAGGCGGTTGCGGACCAGCTCGCCCGTCCAGAAGGTGCGCGCGTAGTCGTAGACCAGGACGTCGGGGGAGCCGGTGGCCTTCAGCCGGTCGGTGATCGCCTGCAGGGCGCCGGGGGCGAGGGTGTCGTCGCCGTCGAGGAAGACCAGGTAGTCGCCGGTGGCCCGGGCCAGGCCCGCGTTGCGGGCGGGGCCCAGGCCGACGTTGTGCGCCAGGCGCACGGCGGTCACCCGGGGGTCCCGGGCCGCGTACTCGTCGATGATCGAACCGCAGGCGTCCGGGGAGGCGTCGTCGACCGCGATCAGTTCCAGATCCGGGTACGACTGCGTCAGGACCGAGTCCAGACTCTCCTGGAGGTACGCCTGGACCTTGTACGCGGGCACGATGACGCTGAACCGGGGCACGGCACATCCAGGGGTCGGCGCGGGCATATTGCTCCCCCAGCTACCGCTGGGTGGGGGCACCCCCGGCCGGAGGCTGGGGGAGTGCCCCCAAGGAACCCCTGGCGTGGCGATCGGGTTACGCAGCGTGTGGCATTCGGGTTACGGAGCGTCAACGTGCCACGTCAACCGGTGTCTTGCGTCGTCCTTTACTTGATCGCGCCGGCCATCACCCCCGAGACGAACTGCCGCTGGAAGGCGAAGAAGACGACGAGCGGCACCACCATCGACAGGAAGGCGCCGGGGGCGAGCACGTCGATGTTGTTCCCGAACTGCCGTACCTGCTGCTGGAGCGCGACCGTCACGGGCGGGTTCGCCGAGTCCGCGAAGACCAGCGCGACCAGCATGTCGTTCCACACCCACAGGAACTGGAAGATGCCGAGCGAGGCGATCGCCGGACCGCCCAGGGGCAGCACCACCCGTGCGAACAGCCGCAGTTCACCCGCGCCGTCGAGGCGGGCCGCCTCCAGCAGCTCGCGCGGGATCTCCGCGAAGAAGTTGCGCAGCAGGAACACGGCGAACGGCAGCCCGAAGGCGGTGTGGAAGAGGACCACGCCAGCCGTGGTCTCGAACAGGCCGATGGAGCCGAAGAGTTCGGAGACCGGGATCAGGGCCACCTGCACGGGGACGACGAGCAGACCGACCACGATGAGGAAGAGCCAGTCCCGGCCGGGGAACTCCAGCCAGGCGAAGGCGTATCCGGCGAACGCGCCGAGCGTGACGACGAGCAGGGTGGCCGGTACCGCGATCGCGACGGTGTTCAGGAGGGAGCCGGTGATCG
This genomic window from Streptomyces sp. NBC_01351 contains:
- a CDS encoding bifunctional glycosyltransferase/CDP-glycerol:glycerophosphate glycerophosphotransferase; translated protein: MPAPTPGCAVPRFSVIVPAYKVQAYLQESLDSVLTQSYPDLELIAVDDASPDACGSIIDEYAARDPRVTAVRLAHNVGLGPARNAGLARATGDYLVFLDGDDTLAPGALQAITDRLKATGSPDVLVYDYARTFWTGELVRNRLSHRLSEEGPASFRLADRPALLGMLMVVWNKTYRREYVEREGLRFPPGLYEDTPWTYPALLAAESVAVLDRVCVHYRQRRTGSILTTTSRRHLDIFDQYDRVFGYLAGRPELERWRPAVHRRMAEHFCALYADPRRLPRAVRAEFFKRASVLLRRYRATGRAGAPPLSLSRTDRLRHALMRLGTRRTYRLLSLVRAAALATGRAAATLGRGLRETALRLHYRAQRLLPLRPELAVFSAYWHGGYACNPAAIEAKLRELAPGMRTAWICDAEHEATLPRETVALRPGSAAYWTALARATYLTTNVNFERALVKRPGQILLQTQHGTPLKRVGLDLQDRPAATPTTDFAGLLRGADQWDYLLSANRHSTLVWEKAVPSSYTTLEYGYPRNDAFHRATRSDVLELRERLGIPADSTAILYAPTHRDYRRSRPDHLDFERVLRDLGPRFVLLTRTHLTYADSHAAPDPQPRLIDVSSYPSVEELCLASDALITDYSSLMFDYASLDRPIVIHADDWEAYEAARGTYFDLRACPPGAIARTQDELVDIFTTGHWQGSRSAQLRAAFRARFCSYDDGHAAERVVRRVFLGQPNPVPAVTPLEDRHPCPPAAAAPTPSPALAHVWP
- a CDS encoding carbohydrate ABC transporter permease, which codes for MIRPRATTTRLASRMAGGALRIFLVLAALFWMMPTLGLLISSFLSATDLNKGGWWQVLTAPARLTAGNYERLLANDTITGSLLNTVAIAVPATLLVVTLGAFAGYAFAWLEFPGRDWLFLIVVGLLVVPVQVALIPVSELFGSIGLFETTAGVVLFHTAFGLPFAVFLLRNFFAEIPRELLEAARLDGAGELRLFARVVLPLGGPAIASLGIFQFLWVWNDMLVALVFADSANPPVTVALQQQVRQFGNNIDVLAPGAFLSMVVPLVVFFAFQRQFVSGVMAGAIK